From a single Brassica napus cultivar Da-Ae chromosome C9, Da-Ae, whole genome shotgun sequence genomic region:
- the LOC106426181 gene encoding uncharacterized protein LOC106426181, translating to MDPQAFIRLSVGSLALRSPKYLLNPASTSDEKKNSCSQCSCEIKLRGFPVQTTSIPLMPSLDAAPDHHSVSTSFYLEESDLRALLTPGCFYNPNAHLEISVFTGKKSSSHCGVGAKRQQIGVFKLEVGPEWGEGKPVILFNGWIGIGKNKRDGGAQLHLRVKLDPDPRYVFQFEDVTTLSPQIVQLRGSVKQPIFSCKFSRDRVSQVDPLNGYWSSSGDGTELGSERRERKGWKVKIHDLSGSAVAAAFITTPFVPSTGCDWVAKSNPGAWHVVRPDPCRPNSWQPWGKLEAWRERGIRDSVCCRFHILSNGQEVGDVLMSEILISAEKGGEFLIDTDKQMLTVAATPIPSPQSSGDYSGLGQCVSGGGFVMSSRVQGEGKSSKPVVQLAMRHVTCVEDAAIFMALAAAVDLSILACKPFRRTSRRRFRHYSW from the exons ATGGATCCCCAAGCTTTTATCCGTCTTTCAGTTGGCTCACTTGCCTTAAGAAGTCCCAAGTATCTCCTAAACCCTGCTTCAACCTCTGATGAGAAGAAGAACTCTTGTTCCCAATGCTCTTGCGAGATAAAACTCAGAGGCTTCCCCGTTCAGACCACATCCATCCCTCTGATGCCTTCCTTAGACGCAGCTCCTGACCATCACAGCGTCTCCACAAGCTTTTACCTAGAAGAGTCTGATTTAAGAGCTCTCCTGACCCCTGGATGCTTCTATAACCCCAACGCTCACTTGGAAATTTCGGTTTTCACCGGTAAAAAGAGTTCTTCTCACTGCGGAGTTGGTGCTAAAAGACAGCAGATTGGGGTGTTTAAGCTGGAGGTGGGTCCTGAATGGGGAGAAGGAAAGCCAGTGATTCTGTTTAATGGATGGATAGGTATTggaaagaacaagagagatgGTGGTGCACAGCTTCATCTGAGAGTGAAGCTTGATCCTGATCCTAGATATGTTTTCCAGTTCGAGGATGTTACTACTTTGAGCCCTCAGATAGTTCAGCTTCGTGGCTCGGTCAAGCAACCTATCTTCAGCTGCAAGTTTAGCCGAGACAG GGTGTCACAGGTGGATCCGTTGAACGGATACTGGTCAAGTTCAGGGGATGGAACCGAGCTTGGGAGTGAGAGACGCGAGAGAAAAGGCTGGAAGGTGAAGATACATGATCTCTCTGGCTCTGCTGTTGCTGCAGCTTTCATAACAACTCCTTTTGTCCCATCCACTGGCTGTGATTGGGTGGCCAAGTCCAACCCTGGTGCTTGGCATGTGGTCAGGCCTGACCCATGCCGACCAAACAGCTGGCAGCCATGGGGAAAGCTAGAAGCTTGGCGGGAACGCGGGATCAGAGACTCTGTCTGCTGCAGGTTCCATATCCTTTCAAACGGGCAAGAAGTTGGAGATGTTTTAATGTCAGAGATTCTCATCAGCGCTGAGAAGGGCGGGGAGTTTTTGATCGACACGGACAAACAGATGCTGACCGTTGCAGCTACGCCGATCCCAAGCCCGCAGAGCAGCGGAGACTACTCGGGTTTAGGACAGTGTGTCTCTGGAGGAGGGTTTGTGATGAGCTCGAGAGTGCAAGGGGAAGGGAAAAGCAGCAAGCCAGTTGTGCAGTTGGCTATGAGGCATGTGACTTGTGTGGAAGATGCAGCTATCTTCATGGCGCTTGCTGCTGCTGTTGATCTTAGCATTCTGGCTTGTAAACCTTTCAGGAGGACTAGCCGGAGAAGGTTCCGCCATTACTCATGGTGA
- the LOC106426182 gene encoding xylulose 5-phosphate/phosphate translocator, chloroplastic: MISLNLSASLNPGLTRIRQNPTRFSALHAAAAADKPFSCQYPLSLPQIPNLQIREKPFLSITKRSRSVPAAANPDGGESESEEAAKKEKKAKNLQLGIVFGLWYFQNIVFNIFNKKALNVFPYPWLLASFQLFAGSVWMLVLWSFKLYPCPKISKPFIVALLGPALFHTVGHISACVSFSKVAVSFTHVIKSAEPVFSVIFSSFLGDTYPLAVWLSILPIVMGCSLAAVTEVSFNLGGLSGAMISNVGFVLRNIYSKRSLQSFKEIDGLNLYGCISILSLVYLFPVAVFVEGSQWVQGYHKAIASVGKPWTFYFWVLLSGVFYHLYNQSSYQALDEISPLTFSVGNTMKRVVVIVSTVLVFRNPVRPLNALGSAIAIFGTFLYSQATAKKKKIEAGDDKKN; the protein is encoded by the coding sequence ATGATCTCCTTGAATCTATCAGCTTCCCTAAACCCGGGTCTCACCCGGATCCGGCAAAACCCTACCCGTTTCTCCGCTCTCcacgccgccgccgccgccgatAAACCCTTCAGCTGCCAATACCCACTAAGCCTTCCACAGATCCCCAATCTCCAGATTCGCGAAAAACCCTTCCTTTCAATCACCAAAAGATCCAGATCCGTCCCCGCCGCCGCGAATCCAGACGGCGGAGAGTCCGAGTCCGAGGAAGCTgccaagaaggagaagaaagcgaAGAATCTCCAGCTAGGGATAGTGTTCGGTCTCTGGTACTTCCAGAACATCGTCTTCAACATCTTCAACAAGAAGGCTCTCAACGTCTTCCCTTACCCCTGGCTCCTCGCTTCCTTCCAGCTCTTCGCCGGCTCCGTCTGGATGCTCGTCTTGTGGTCGTTCAAGCTCTACCCTTGCCCTAAAATCTCCAAGCCGTTCATCGTCGCTCTCCTCGGACCCGCGCTGTTCCACACAGTAGGACACATCTCTGCTTGCGTCTCCTTCTCCAAAGTCGCTGTCTCCTTCACCCACGTGATCAAATCGGCCGAGCCTGTCTTCTCTGTGATTTTCTCGTCTTTCTTGGGAGACACGTATCCGTTAGCTGTTTGGTTGTCGATTCTACCGATAGTTATGGGTTGTTCTTTAGCTGCGGTTACTGAAGTGTCGTTCAACTTGGGTGGCTTATCTGGAGCTATGATTAGTAACGTTGGGTTTGTTTTAAGGAACATTTACTCTAAAAGGAGTCTACAGAGTTTTAAAGagattgatgggttgaatctgTACGGTTGCATCAGTATACTCTCTCTGGTTTATCTGTTTCCTGTTGCGGTTTTCGTTGAAGGGTCGCAGTGGGTTCAGGGCTACCATAAAGCTATTGCTTCTGTTGGGAAACCGTGGACGTTTTACTTTTGGGTTTTGCTCTCTGGTGTCTTCTACCATTTGTACAACCAGTCTTCTTACCAGGCGCTTGATGAGATTAGTCCTTTGACTTTCTCTGTTGGGAACACGATGAAGAGGGTGGTGGTGATTGTCTCCACTGTTTTGGTGTTTAGGAACCCTGTTAGGCCTCTCAATGCTCTTGGATCAGCTATCGCGATTTTCGGTACTTTCTTGTATTCTCAGGCGActgccaagaagaagaagattgaagCTGGAGATGATAAGAAGAATTGA
- the LOC125592759 gene encoding uncharacterized mitochondrial protein AtMg00810-like gives MGDIHYFLGIQAQYHDHGLFVNQSAYAEEILREAGMDTTNPMPTQLPSRLDAAFKDTELFSAPKYFRSIAGRLQYLTLTRPDIQFAVNFVCQRMHAPTVTDFTHLKRILCYIRGTKAYDIYLYKCSPLSLIAYSDSDWAGCRDTRRSTTGFCALLGSSLVSWCAKRQSTVSRSSTEAEYMALA, from the coding sequence ATGGGCGACATCCACTACTTCCTTGGGATCCAAGCTCAATATCATGACCATGGGCTGTTCGTTAATCAGAGTGCATATGCTGAGGAAATACTCCGTGAAGCTGGCATGGATACAACTAATCCAATGCCAACACAACTGCCAAGCCGTCTGGATGCTGCGTTCAAAGATACTGAACTCTTCTCTGCACCAAAATACTTCAGAAGCATCGCAGGAAGACTACAATATCTTACTCTAACGCGACCTGACATCCAGTTCGCGGTAAACTTCGTCTGTCAACGAATGCACGCTCCGACAGTCACTGACTTCACTCATCTCAAAAGGATTCTCTGCTACATCAGAGGCACCAAAGCTTATGACATATACTTATATAAATGTAGTCCACTCTCACTTATCGCATATAGTGATAGTGACTGGGCGGGTTGTCGCGACACACGCCGCTCCACCACCGGTTTCTGTGCGTTACTAGGATCGAGCCTGGTGTCCTGGTGTGCCAAGCGCCAATCTACAGTCTCCAGGTCGTCCACGGAGGCGGAGTACATGGCCTTAGCCTAG